DNA sequence from the Streptomyces sp. CA-210063 genome:
GTGGCCTGCTCATGTCAGGGGAGGAGCGGCAATGAAACGCTTCTTCTTCGAAGCGGCGGGGGTCCAGAAAGGGTTGGCGCGAAGGCCGGCCAGGCGCGAGCCGTGCCACCAGGGGTTACCTATGGTTCGGCTGTGCGATGACATTAGGCAAAGCGCAGGTCATGGGGATACGGGGAAAACCCTCGACCCCCGGGGAACTCCCCTATGCCAGGCGGCAGTCGGGCCGGATGTGCCGCTTCGCCGGGTTTGCCGAGGCCTTGCCGATGCCCGGCGCATGGCTGGATCCGACCGGTCGAACACGGCCGCGGTGTTGAACGCGGCGCCCTCGGGTCCCGTACGACTCGGTGGACCGCCAGCCCCACCATCCCCTTGGATCGGACGTACCGGATGTACCGCTTGTCCGCCCGCCGCACCACCGGCCGAGGCACCACCGGCCGACGCACCGCCTGTCGCACGGCCGCCTGCCGCACCACCGGCCACCGCACCGCGGTCACGGCCGCCGCCGTCACCGTCGTGGCCCCGCTGATCCTCACCGCGGGGGCCGTCACCCCGGCCTGGGCGCACGGCGCGCCGACCGATCCGGTGAGCCGGGTGTCGGCATGCTCGCCCGAGGGCGGCAGTCAGGGGTCGGCGGCGTGCGAGGCGGCGGTCGCCGCGAACGGCGCGCCCTTCACCGCGTGGGACAACATGCGGATCGCCGGGGTGAACGGGCGCGACCGGGAGGTCGTCCCGGACGGGCAGCTGTGCAGTGGAGGGCTCGCGGACTACAGGGGTCTCGACCTGGCCCGCGCCGACTGGCCCTCGACCCGCCTCTCCCCCGGTACCACGCTGAACCTGACGTACCGGTCGACGATCCCGCACACCGGGACCTTCAAGCTGTTCCTGACGAAACCGGGCTACGACCCCACCGAACCGCTGAAGTGGTCCGATCTGCCCGGGAAGCCGTTCGCCTCGATCACCGACCCGCCGCTGAAGAACGGCTCGTACCAGTTCTCGGCGAAGCTGCCGGCGGACCGGGCCGGGCACCATGTGCTGTACACGATCTGGCAGAACACGAGCACGGTCGACACGTACTACTCGTGTTCGGACGTGGTGTTCCCGAAGGCGAAGCAGGCCAACTCCGAGGCGGGCGACGGGAGTTCGGCAAAGACGCCCGCCGGGAGCGAGGAGACCGCCTCCGAGAAGCCGGCGGCCGAGAAGTCCGAGCCCGCCACGACCGCGCCGACGGAGTCCACGCAGGCGCCTCCCGCCGAAGCCGCCGACAACGCCGACGACGACGCGCAGGCGGCCGACCCCGGCAGCCCCGTCGCCTCCACGACCGACGAGAGCGGCGCCCCCGTTCCGCTGGTCGCGGGCGGCGCCACGGCGTTGGCGTTGGTACTGGCCGTGGGCACCGCCCTCTTCCTCCGCGGACGCGGGCGCCGCTCTCGTATCAGCGACTGATCGGGCAGGCGATCCGGCCAGCGGTCAAGCAACCGACCGGTGTCTTACGTCAGTTGGTATAGGCCGTCATCTGTGCAGGCCGTCAGTTGTGCAGGCCGTCAGTTGTGCAGGCCGTCAGTTGTGCAGGCCGTCAGTTGGTGTAGACCGTCGCGCCGCCCTGGGTGGCGTCCGTGACGGGCGCGTACTTCGCCGTGAAGTAGCCGGTGGCGAAGCACAGGGACGAGCCGGAGGTCTTGGTGAACGGCTGGCTGGTGAAGTTGATGCTGTTGTCGTCGTTGCTGGAGGTGCCGGTGATGCTGGCCGCCTGGTAGACGCAGTTGATGGTGCCCAGCAGGGTGCGCAGCACGACGGTGGTCTGGAGGACCGAGCCCGCCGCCGGGCTGACGGTGACGACGCCGTCCGAGGTCACGGTGGTGGTGTAGGGCAGGTTGTTGACCGTGACGCCGGTGACGCCGAGCACGCCGACGACGTTGCTGGTGCAGCTGCCGAAGGTGTGGGCGTCGACCCGCTCGGTGGCCGTGCCGGGCGCGGCCGGGTTGTCGGTGACCGTGGCGGTGAACGTCGACTCGGCGCAGGAGACGCCGCTCGTGCCCGTCGCGCTGGAGTAGAACTTGCCGGTCGTACCGGACGCCAGCGACGCGTTGAGCACGTCGCCGACCGCGACCGCGTCACCGGCGAGGCCGCCGGTGGTGAGCACGGTGTCGGCGGCGGAGGCGGGGCTGACGGCGGACACCATCAGGGCGGCGGTGGTCGCGGCGAGGGCAAGGAGGGATCGCGTACGCATGGGGTGCCTCTTCTCAGGAAGCGGGGGCCGCAGGTGACGGCCCTCGGCAGGTGCGGGTGACAGCCCTCGGAAGAAGCGGGCTGCGGTGATTGCGCGCGGGAGGACACCGTTCGCGCGGGGGAACGCGGCGATGCCGCACGGCGCCGAACGGTCGCTGCCGATCCGTGACACGCCTTCTCCGTACGTGACGGATCGACAGCGACTGCCGGAGGAACCGGACACGGCCCAGTGGAGGGGAAGGCGACCGTGCCCGGCACCGCGGCGAGGGGGTGGTGCTGCGTCGGGCCGCGCAGTGCGTTCAGGTGGTGTCACCCACACCCCGCCTGCGACGAGGAGTTCGGGACGGTGACATGCGCTGCGCGTCGGATCCGGCGCCACGGATCCGTGGGGGAAACCCGGGAGAGTTGTAGACCTGCTGGAGAGTCAACGTCAAGGCTGCATACGGAAGTTGGTGAGGGCCAGAGGTCGCGGCGAGGGCCGAGACCGAAGGCCATGGGCCACAAAACCAAAGGTGAGCGATGTTCACCTTTCACAGGTGTCGCACAACCGACATCCTTTTGTCACAAGCGCCTTGACCCCTGAAAGTAACCACCGGTAACTTCCCAAATGGCTACTGCGGCGTAACGAGTAAGCCCTTGCACCCACGGGAGGTGCACCCAGGTGTGCGCCGCAACCGCTGTCCGCGCCAGGACAACGTGCCGTCGAAGCCCCATTTGCGATATCTGCAATGACTTGGAAGTCCAGGGAGCACACATGGCCTCGTCCTCGGACGCCGCGGCGTCCACCAACGAAAGACCCGAGGGTCCCGAAGCGTCAGGCAGACGCGGGCGGGTCCGCCTGAAGCGCGCCGCCGTGATGGCGGTGCCGGCCACGGCGGTCGCCGCCGGTCTCATGATCCTCACCGCGCAGGGCGCCCTTGGCGTCCAGTTCGCCATCTCCGGTATGCCGTTCGTGGTCACCGCCGACAAGCTGGAGGGCGAGGGCTTCGCCCAGTTCGGCTCGCTCGACCACATGATCGAGAACAGCCCGAACGAGGGCGACACCGGCGGTCAGGTGCTGGTCGTGACCTCGGTCGTGAAGAACGGCAAGCTGACGAACCTCTGCCAGAGCGTCGACCTCGGCGGCATCCAGCTGGTCCTCAGCGCCGGCAACAAGGGCACGCCGGTGAGCGTGAAGAACCTGGCGATCGACTCCGACGACATCTCGGGCGACGCCTCGTTCAACAACATCGAGATCGGCCGTGACTCCAGCACGTTCGACAAGGTCGACCAGCAGGGCCCGCGGGGTGTCTACGGCCAGCAGGCCGACTCGGTCGTCATCACCGACCTGTACCAGCACAACTACGCCGCCACCGCGGCCGTCTTCAAGCTGCCCGACCTGCACATGAGCTTCACGAGCGAGGGCTGCCCGCAGTGAGCCGATTCCGGGAATGGAGAGGGCACCGGCCGTTCGCCGGTGGTCTGCTGCTGGTGCTGGGCGGGGCCGAGATCCTGGTGACCATGAAAGCGCCGCTTCCGGTCATCCTGAAGATCGGGATGCAGGGCCTCGCGGGTTATCTCCTGCCCTCGCTGATGATCGTGTGCGGGTCGCTGATCATCTTCAACCCCGCTCAGCGCCTGTTCTACTCCATCCTCGGGATCATGCTCTCGCTGGGCACGTGGCTCACGTCGAACATCGGCGGGTTCGTCGTGGGCCTGCTGCTGGGGGCGATCGGTAGCACGCTGGCCTTCGGCTGGCTGCCGGACCAGGAACCCCGGCGGAAGCGCTCCGCGAAGCCGAAGGGACAGCCTGAACAGCACGCCGCAGAGCTCGGGTAGGTGAGGCTGTTCGGCGGGTGCGGGTTGTTCGTGGTTGTTCGCGCCCACGCGGCGGAGCCGCAAATCGATACAGCCCCGCGCCCCTTTAGGTGGGGCGCGGGGTCCGGCGTTTACAGGGCGGCCGTGACTGCCGCCTCGGACAGGGCCGAGCGGAGGCGTTCCGTGTCGGTCCAGTAGCGGTCGTGGGAGAGCGGGACGCGCCAGTAGAGGCCGGGGCCCGAGGTACGGCGCAGGGGTGGGACCGCCACGTGGCTGCCCCGGCCGAGGACCTGGACGTCGGCCATCCGCCACTCGGAGGCGTCGCCCGGTGGCACCAGCCAGTACATGATGCCGCCGTAGCCGTCCTTGATCACAGCGCCCGACTCGTCCCCGAGGGACTTCAGCGCGAGGGTGCCGAGGGCGACCGGGACGCGTATCGCGTTCCACCAGCGCCCGGCCGGCACGGTGCGTACTTCGGGGCTGTAGGAACACATCCAGCGCGGGGCCCTGCTGACAGTCATGGCACTCACCGGCTCTTCGTGGGGGTGAGGCCGATCCTAGGGTCCTGTCCAGGACCCAACTTGCGAGTACGCGCAGGGAAGTTGACGCCGTACGCAGCGCGCGGCGCGCGTTCTCGCCCTGCGACGCTACCGGGCCGTAGCGTAACGGGGCTTCCACGTTGTGCTGTTGGACCGTACTCGACTCGACCGCAGGAGGACCCCCCATGGGCCACCCGAGCCCCCTGGTGATTGACGCGACCGGCCGTGACATCCACGGTGAGGCCGCCCGTATCCGCGAGACGGGTCCGGCGACCCGGGTCGTGCTTCCGGGGCCGCACGATGTCGAGGCCTGGGCCGTGAGCAGCCCCGATCTGCTGAAGCGGCTGCTCACCGATCCCCGGGTGTCGAAGGACCCGCGGCAGCACTGGCCGAGGTTCGCCGCCGGTGAGATCACCCCGGAGTGGCCGCTGTTCACCTGGGTCGCGGTGCAGAACATGTTCACCGCGTACGGCGGTGACCACAAACGGCTGCGGATCCTGGTCTCCAAGGCGTTCACGGCGCGCCGGACGGCCGCGCTGCAGCCACGCGTCGAGGAGATCACCAAGGAGCTGCTCGACCGGGTCGAGGAGGGCTTCCGGCGCGGGGTGACGGTCGATCTGCGGCAGGAGTTCTGCTACCCGCTGCCGATCCAGGTGATCAGCGAGCTGTTCGGCCTGCCCGAGGAACGGGGGCTGGTACTGAAGGAGTTGGTGGACAAGCTGTTCGACACCTCCGCCGCGCCGGGCGAGATGAACGCCGCCTACGAGCGGATGTACGGCGTGCTCGGCGAACTCGTCTCCGCCAAGCGGGAGTCGCCGGGCGACGACCTCACCAGCGGGCTGATCGCGGCCCGCGACGAGGACGACACCCGACTCAGCGAGCAGGAGCTGCTGGACACCCTGGTGCTCATGGTCAGCGCCGGGCACGAGACCACGGTCAACCTCCTCGACCAGGCCGTGCACTCCCTGCTGACCCACCCCGAGCAGCTCGCCCATGTCCGGGAAGGGCGCGCGACCTGGGACGACGTGATCGAGGAGACGCTGCGGGTCCAGGCGCCGGTGGCGAGCCTGCCGCTGCGCTATGCCGTGGAGGATCTCGACCTCGCCGAGTTCGGCGGTCCCGAGGGCGTGGTGATCGCCAAGGGCGACCCGATCCTGGCCGCGTACGCGGCCGCCGGGCGCGACCCCGAGCGGCATGGGAAGGACGCCGACGTCTTCGACGTCACCCGTGCCGACAAGGAACACCTCGCCTTCGGCCACGGGGTGCACTACTGCCTGGGCGCTCCGCTCGGCCGTATGGAGGCCCGCATCGCGCTCCCGGCGCTCTTCGAGCGGTTCCCGGTGCTCGAACTGGGCGCCGCCGAGGAGGAGTTGGGGCACGTGGAGTCGTTCATCTCCAACGGCCACCGCCGCCTGCCCGTGCGCAAGGCCTGAGCAGGCCGTTTTTCGCCCCCGCCGCCCCTACCCGTCCCATCCCCCAGGGGCTGCGCCCCTTCGACCCCCAGCCGCGGGTCCGTCGTGGTTGCTCGCGCAGTTCCCCGCGCCCCTTTCAGGGCGCGGGGAACTGCGCGACAAGCCCCCACCCACCCGCACCCGAACAACCCACCCTCGGGGTCGAAGGGGCAGCGCCCCTGGGGATGGGACGGGTAGGGGCGGCGGGGGCGACCGACGGGTGTTCCCGACCGTTCCGCTACTCGCCGCGCCACCAGGACAGCAGCCGGGCCCAGCCGCTCCTCGGGCGAGTGGGCTCCGCCGGGCGGGCGCCCGCAGCGCTGACGTACGAAGCCGAGCGGCGCATGGGCGATACGGGCTCCTCGGCCGCCGCCCCGACCACGGGTGCCGACGGGAACGTCACCGGCAGCGCCGCGAGCGCCCGGTGGAACGGGCCCGGGCGCCACTCCAACTCGCCCACCGGTACGGCGAGTTCGACGTCCGGCAGCCGGTCGAGGAGCTTCTCCACCGCCACCGACGCGATCAGCCGGGCCTCGCTCTGCGCGGGGCAGTTGTGCGGGCCCGCGCTCCATGCCAAGTGGGCCCGGTTGCCCGCGCGCTGATCGTTCGTCAGGGCCGGGTCGGTGTTGGCGGCGGCCAGCGAGACGACGACCGGGTCGCCGGCCTTCAGCAGCGCCCCCTCGTACCTCACGTCCCGCTTGGGGTAGTGCACGGCGTAGTTGGCCATCGGCGGGTCGGTCCACAGCACCTCGTCGAGCGCGTCCTCGACGGGGAGGCTGCCGCCGGACAGGTCGCCCGCGAAGCGGTCGTCGGAGAGCAGCAGGCGCAGCCCGTTGGCGATGAGGTTCTGCTGCGGCTCGGTGCCCGCGCCCATGAGGACGACGAGCGTGTGGATCATCTCCTCGTCGGTGAGCCGGGCCGGATGCAGGGTGAGCCACGACGTCACGTCCGGCCCGGGCTGGTTCCGCTTCAGCGTGACCAGTTGGAAGAGCGTCGCGGTGAGCAGTTCGTTGGCCCGCTCGGCGTCCACCCCGTCGAAGATGGCGGACATGCCCTCGACCAGCTTCAGCCCGAGCTCGGCCGGGCAGCCGAAGAGGTGGTTGAAGACGAGCAGGGGCAGGACCTGGGCGTACTCGCCGAGGAGGTCCGCCTTGCCGGTGGGTGCGATCCGGTCGATGAGGGTGTCGGCGCTGCGCTCGACATAGCCGCGCAGGATGTGGGGCTCGACCCGGGCCAGACTGTCGGTGATGGCGCCGCGCAGCCGCCGGTGCTCCTCGCCGTCGGCGAACAGGGCGTTGGGCCGGTACATCATCATCGGTACGACGGGGCTGTCCGGGGGGACGGTGCCGTCGTTCAGGTCGTTCCAGCGGCGGGGGTCCTTGGCGAACGTCTCCGTGCTCCGCAGCACGTGCAGGGCGGCCTCGTACGAGGTGACGAGGGTGGCCTTCACCCCGGGGGCGAGCTCCACGGGCGCGGTGGGCCCGTGTTCGCGCAGCCGCCGGTAGGCGGCGGCCGGGTCGGCGGCGAAGGCGGCGCCGTACATGGGCTCGTGGGCCGGGCAGCCCGGGGGCGGGCCGGACGGCGATGCGGGGGTCACGCGTGCTCCAGTTCGGTCTCACGGCTGAGCAGGTACTCGACGAGGGAGATCAGTGCCCGGGTGGAGGAGTCCGGGTCGCGGGCGTCGCAGCGCACCAGCGGGGTCTCGTCGAGCAGGTCGAGGGCCTCGCGCACCTCGTCCAGGTCGTGCACGGGGGCGCCGTCGAAGTCGTTGACGGCGACCGCGTACGGCAGGTCCAGCTCCTCCAGGACGCCCATCACGTCGAAGGAGTGGGACAGGCGCCGGGTGTCGGCGAGGACCAGTGCGCCGAGGGCGCCGCGGGTCATGTCCTGCCAGAGCTTGGTGAAGCGCTGCTGTCCCGGGGCGCCGAACAGGTACAGCACCAGGGAGTCGTCGAGGGTGAGCCGGCCGAAGTCCATGGCGACCGTGGTGGTGGTCTTGTCGCGGGTGCCGGCGAGGTCGTCCACGAGGGCGCCGGCCTCGGTCAGGACCTCCTCGGTGCGCAGCGGCCGGATCTCGGAGAGTGTGCCGACGAACGTGGTCTTGCCGACCGCGAAGTGACCGACGACGAGCAGCTTGACCGCTGTCTTCACCGTCGGCCGCAGGTAGACGTCGTCAGAGGCGGGCGCGGAGCCCATCGAGGACCTCCTGGAGGATTCTGGCGTCGGACGGCCGGGCGGCCGATGGGGGTCCCCCCGCGTGAGTCCATTCGATCGTGGGGGCGGGTGCGCGGGTGACGATGTGGCCGCTGTCCATGAGGTCGGCGACGAGCACCTTGGTCACGCTGACGGGGAGCCGGAGATGGCCCGCGACCTCGGCGAGGGAGAGCGCGCCGTGGCGGCACAGCTCCATCATCCGGCGCTTCTCCGGGTTCAGTCCGGACAGCGACAGGTCGGTGGCGCCGATCAGCAGCGTGACCAGGTCCAGGGTGTTGCGGGTCGGATGGGCGCGGCCGTCGGTGACGACGTAGGACCGCACCAGACGCCCTTCGGGC
Encoded proteins:
- a CDS encoding Tat pathway signal sequence domain protein → MRTRSLLALAATTAALMVSAVSPASAADTVLTTGGLAGDAVAVGDVLNASLASGTTGKFYSSATGTSGVSCAESTFTATVTDNPAAPGTATERVDAHTFGSCTSNVVGVLGVTGVTVNNLPYTTTVTSDGVVTVSPAAGSVLQTTVVLRTLLGTINCVYQAASITGTSSNDDNSINFTSQPFTKTSGSSLCFATGYFTAKYAPVTDATQGGATVYTN
- a CDS encoding DUF742 domain-containing protein — encoded protein: MTPRPRPEGRLVRSYVVTDGRAHPTRNTLDLVTLLIGATDLSLSGLNPEKRRMMELCRHGALSLAEVAGHLRLPVSVTKVLVADLMDSGHIVTRAPAPTIEWTHAGGPPSAARPSDARILQEVLDGLRARL
- a CDS encoding DUF6230 family protein: MASSSDAAASTNERPEGPEASGRRGRVRLKRAAVMAVPATAVAAGLMILTAQGALGVQFAISGMPFVVTADKLEGEGFAQFGSLDHMIENSPNEGDTGGQVLVVTSVVKNGKLTNLCQSVDLGGIQLVLSAGNKGTPVSVKNLAIDSDDISGDASFNNIEIGRDSSTFDKVDQQGPRGVYGQQADSVVITDLYQHNYAATAAVFKLPDLHMSFTSEGCPQ
- a CDS encoding lytic polysaccharide monooxygenase auxiliary activity family 9 protein, which codes for MYRLSARRTTGRGTTGRRTACRTAACRTTGHRTAVTAAAVTVVAPLILTAGAVTPAWAHGAPTDPVSRVSACSPEGGSQGSAACEAAVAANGAPFTAWDNMRIAGVNGRDREVVPDGQLCSGGLADYRGLDLARADWPSTRLSPGTTLNLTYRSTIPHTGTFKLFLTKPGYDPTEPLKWSDLPGKPFASITDPPLKNGSYQFSAKLPADRAGHHVLYTIWQNTSTVDTYYSCSDVVFPKAKQANSEAGDGSSAKTPAGSEETASEKPAAEKSEPATTAPTESTQAPPAEAADNADDDAQAADPGSPVASTTDESGAPVPLVAGGATALALVLAVGTALFLRGRGRRSRISD
- a CDS encoding cytochrome P450 is translated as MYGAAFAADPAAAYRRLREHGPTAPVELAPGVKATLVTSYEAALHVLRSTETFAKDPRRWNDLNDGTVPPDSPVVPMMMYRPNALFADGEEHRRLRGAITDSLARVEPHILRGYVERSADTLIDRIAPTGKADLLGEYAQVLPLLVFNHLFGCPAELGLKLVEGMSAIFDGVDAERANELLTATLFQLVTLKRNQPGPDVTSWLTLHPARLTDEEMIHTLVVLMGAGTEPQQNLIANGLRLLLSDDRFAGDLSGGSLPVEDALDEVLWTDPPMANYAVHYPKRDVRYEGALLKAGDPVVVSLAAANTDPALTNDQRAGNRAHLAWSAGPHNCPAQSEARLIASVAVEKLLDRLPDVELAVPVGELEWRPGPFHRALAALPVTFPSAPVVGAAAEEPVSPMRRSASYVSAAGARPAEPTRPRSGWARLLSWWRGE
- a CDS encoding DUF6114 domain-containing protein, which codes for MLLVLGGAEILVTMKAPLPVILKIGMQGLAGYLLPSLMIVCGSLIIFNPAQRLFYSILGIMLSLGTWLTSNIGGFVVGLLLGAIGSTLAFGWLPDQEPRRKRSAKPKGQPEQHAAELG
- a CDS encoding cytochrome P450 family protein — its product is MGHPSPLVIDATGRDIHGEAARIRETGPATRVVLPGPHDVEAWAVSSPDLLKRLLTDPRVSKDPRQHWPRFAAGEITPEWPLFTWVAVQNMFTAYGGDHKRLRILVSKAFTARRTAALQPRVEEITKELLDRVEEGFRRGVTVDLRQEFCYPLPIQVISELFGLPEERGLVLKELVDKLFDTSAAPGEMNAAYERMYGVLGELVSAKRESPGDDLTSGLIAARDEDDTRLSEQELLDTLVLMVSAGHETTVNLLDQAVHSLLTHPEQLAHVREGRATWDDVIEETLRVQAPVASLPLRYAVEDLDLAEFGGPEGVVIAKGDPILAAYAAAGRDPERHGKDADVFDVTRADKEHLAFGHGVHYCLGAPLGRMEARIALPALFERFPVLELGAAEEELGHVESFISNGHRRLPVRKA
- a CDS encoding GTP-binding protein, whose amino-acid sequence is MGSAPASDDVYLRPTVKTAVKLLVVGHFAVGKTTFVGTLSEIRPLRTEEVLTEAGALVDDLAGTRDKTTTTVAMDFGRLTLDDSLVLYLFGAPGQQRFTKLWQDMTRGALGALVLADTRRLSHSFDVMGVLEELDLPYAVAVNDFDGAPVHDLDEVREALDLLDETPLVRCDARDPDSSTRALISLVEYLLSRETELEHA